A DNA window from Oncorhynchus tshawytscha isolate Ot180627B linkage group LG13, Otsh_v2.0, whole genome shotgun sequence contains the following coding sequences:
- the LOC112264683 gene encoding proline-rich protein PRCC gives MSLVAYASSDDSDSETSSSIIPGSKPGGLFARLPAPKISASEALGNVRPSKGATHASSRNTVSSDGDEDSVTRSHAFKGGLLFDLPKPKKRTEPVKITIPEIKRGDSDSDEDEPRRKKSLPQGPGTGLSSLLPQPKNVVVKEMQRALVPHTLTKRPEPKKTTKPSLGSSQGHASASASPSAIKAAAKSAALQLARQIAAEESDEELAPENYFSLGESSKPLPAVIPSLNPEPVPTSGLLPAPASIQRGTFQSDAPLDFSANQEGAWEGQQLGAYQQPSAEPQGYYNEAYYQDPESDPALPEPEQTGSSALFDDEAFMRLQGKRNRGKEEVKFLEIKGDDQLSGNQQWMTKSMTEEKQERKSFSKKKGDQPTGQQRRKHQITYLIHQAKERELELKNSWADNKLTRRQTQAKYGF, from the exons ATGTCTTTGGTAGCGTATGCTAGCAGTGATGACAGTGATTCAGAAACATCTAGTTCCATCATCCCGGGGAGCAAACCCGGGGGGCTTTTCGCACGCCTTCCTGCCCCAAAAATATCTGCCTCAGAGGCACTAGGAAACGTGCGACCAAGCAAAGGGGCAACACACGCATCATCACGGAACACTGTGTCAAGCGATGGCGACGAGGACTCCGTTACCCGTTCTCATGCATTTAAAGGAGGGTTGCTTTTCGATTTACCTAAGCCGAAGAAGCGAACAGAGCCTGTTAAAATCACTATACCTGAGATAAAAAGAGGGGAT TCTGACTCTGATGAAGATGAACCAAGGAGAAAGAAATCCCTGCCCCAG GGCCCTGGAACTGGCCTTTCCTCCCTCCTGCCTCAGCCCAAAAATGTGGTTGTGAAGGAGATGCAGAGGGCCCTAGTGCCTCACACCCTCACCAAGCGGCCGGAGCCAAAGAAAACCACAAAGCCCTCTTTAGGGTCCTCCCAGGGCCACGCCAGTGCTAGCGCATCTCCCTCCGCCATCAAAGCAGCAGCCAAGTCGGCTGCCCTGCAGCTAGCGAGGCAGATAGCTGCTGAGGAAAGTGACGAGGAACTGGCCCCAGAGAACTACTTCTCCCTGGGAGAGAGCTCCAAACCTCTCCCTGCTGTGATCCCCAGCCTGAACCCAGAGCCTGTCCCCACCTCAGGCCTACTACCCGCTCCTGCAAGCATACAGCGTGGTACCTTCCAGTCAGACGCTCCTCTGGACTTTAGTGCGAACCAAGAGGGAGCTTGGGAAGGTCAACAGCTAGGGGCATACCAACAGCCCTCGGCAGAGCCTCAG GGCTACTACAACGAGGCTTACTACCAGGATCCTGAGTCTGACCCAGCGTTGCCTGAGCCAGAGCAAACTGGTTCCTCCGCCCTGTTTGATGATGAAGCG TTCATGAGGCTGCAGGGGAAGAGGAACAGGGGCAAGGAAGAGGTGAAGTTCCTGGAGATCAAGGGAGATGACCAGCTGAGTGGCAACCAGCAGTGGATGACCAAGAGCATGACTGAGGAGAAGCAGGAGCGCAAGTCCTTCAGCAAG AAAAAGGGAGACCAACCCACAGGGCAACAGCGACGCAAGCACCAGATCACATACCTCATCCACCAG GCAAAGGAGCGAGAACTGGAGCTGAAGAACAGCTGGGCCGACAACAAGCTGACTCGCCGGCAAACACAGGCAAAATACGGCTTCTAA